In Aequorivita sp. H23M31, a single window of DNA contains:
- the ypfJ gene encoding KPN_02809 family neutral zinc metallopeptidase: protein MKWKGRRQSGNLDDRRGMSTKGKFAAGGGVIALIVLALQFFGGETGNQLAPILDQLGNSQSGQQTEQRELSAQEKEMGSFMATVLADTEDVWGKIFAENNLGQYQDPTMVLFTDAVRTGCGNATSASGPFYCPADQKLYMDLAFFNELKNRFGAKGGDFAIAYVTAHEIGHHVQTLLGTSQKVTSLQRQNPSEANRLSVALELQADFYAGVWAHYNKDYLEEGDIEEALSAANAVGDDAIQKRTQGSVRPDSFTHGTSQQRMKWFMKGYKTGDIRQGDTFAEI, encoded by the coding sequence ATGAAATGGAAAGGTAGAAGACAAAGTGGAAACCTCGATGACCGAAGAGGGATGAGTACTAAGGGAAAATTTGCAGCTGGTGGTGGCGTAATTGCACTCATAGTATTGGCATTACAGTTCTTTGGAGGTGAAACAGGAAACCAATTGGCCCCAATTCTTGACCAATTGGGAAATAGCCAATCGGGACAACAAACAGAGCAAAGAGAACTCAGTGCCCAAGAAAAGGAAATGGGAAGTTTTATGGCCACGGTTCTTGCTGACACAGAAGATGTGTGGGGAAAGATTTTTGCTGAAAACAACCTAGGGCAATATCAAGATCCCACAATGGTTCTCTTTACGGATGCCGTACGAACTGGATGTGGCAATGCCACTTCTGCTTCTGGCCCCTTCTATTGTCCTGCCGACCAAAAATTATATATGGACTTGGCATTTTTTAATGAATTAAAAAATCGATTTGGCGCGAAAGGCGGCGATTTTGCAATTGCCTATGTTACGGCTCACGAAATAGGACACCACGTGCAGACTTTACTAGGAACCTCGCAAAAAGTAACCAGTTTACAACGACAAAACCCAAGTGAGGCCAATAGACTCTCTGTTGCTTTGGAACTTCAGGCCGATTTTTATGCTGGAGTTTGGGCTCATTACAATAAAGATTATTTGGAAGAAGGAGATATCGAAGAAGCCTTGAGTGCAGCAAATGCCGTGGGTGATGACGCCATTCAGAAAAGAACCCAAGGAAGTGTAAGACCCGATTCTTTTACTCACGGAACCTCCCAACAGCGGATGAAATGGTTTATGAAAGGTTATAAAACCGGCGATATAAGGCAGGGAGATACTTTTGCGGAGATATAA
- the purK gene encoding 5-(carboxyamino)imidazole ribonucleotide synthase, whose translation MNYFSTNFTLGILGGGQLGKMMLYETRKWDIRTHVLDPSAEAPCRIATDYFEQGDLMDFGTVYNFGKNVDILTFEIEGVNVEALEKLESEGKKVYPSAATLRNIQDKGVQKQFYKDHNISTAPFKIYNSKNDLNEIIFREEIKFPFVWKSCTGGYDGKGVSIIREAEDLIPLSEDACIIENLIPFKNELAVIVARNPSGEVKTYPVVEMEFHPEANQVEYVICPARIDDAVAKKARDLAVKVSEAFQHVGLLAVEMFQTEDDEILVNEVAPRPHNSGHYSIEASYTNQFEQHIRAILDLPLGNTDSKVGGVMVNLVGAEGHTGDVRYKNIEKILAMEGVTPHIYGKKETRPFRKMGHVTIVNKNLNTARSIAEEVKKTIEVVAK comes from the coding sequence ATGAACTACTTCTCCACCAACTTCACCCTCGGCATTCTTGGCGGTGGTCAATTGGGCAAAATGATGCTCTATGAAACAAGAAAATGGGATATCCGCACCCACGTTCTTGACCCAAGCGCAGAAGCACCATGCCGAATTGCAACAGATTATTTTGAACAAGGTGATTTAATGGATTTTGGTACCGTTTATAATTTTGGAAAAAATGTGGATATACTGACCTTTGAGATCGAAGGTGTTAACGTGGAAGCCTTGGAAAAGCTGGAAAGTGAAGGAAAAAAAGTATATCCAAGTGCGGCAACTTTGCGAAACATCCAGGATAAAGGAGTCCAAAAACAGTTTTATAAAGATCATAACATTTCCACTGCGCCCTTTAAAATTTACAACAGTAAAAATGACTTAAACGAAATTATATTTCGGGAGGAAATAAAATTTCCTTTTGTTTGGAAAAGCTGTACCGGCGGTTATGACGGGAAGGGAGTTAGCATTATTCGTGAGGCGGAAGATTTAATTCCACTGTCGGAAGATGCTTGTATCATAGAAAATCTAATTCCATTTAAAAATGAATTGGCCGTAATCGTGGCCCGTAATCCTTCCGGTGAAGTAAAAACGTATCCAGTTGTAGAAATGGAATTCCATCCCGAAGCCAATCAGGTAGAATACGTAATCTGCCCGGCCAGAATTGATGATGCCGTGGCAAAAAAAGCAAGGGATTTGGCGGTAAAAGTTTCGGAAGCCTTTCAGCATGTAGGTCTTTTAGCAGTTGAAATGTTTCAGACAGAGGACGATGAAATCCTGGTTAACGAAGTTGCCCCAAGACCCCACAACAGCGGCCACTATAGTATTGAAGCCAGCTACACCAACCAATTTGAACAACATATTCGCGCAATTTTAGATTTACCCTTGGGAAATACCGATAGTAAAGTTGGCGGGGTTATGGTAAACCTAGTAGGTGCCGAAGGACATACGGGAGATGTCCGCTATAAGAACATCGAAAAAATTCTCGCTATGGAAGGGGTAACCCCGCACATCTACGGCAAAAAAGAAACCCGTCCTTTTAGGAAGATGGGCCACGTTACCATCGTGAACAAAAATCTGAATACAGCACGGAGCATTGCGGAGGAAGTTAAAAAGACGATTGAGGTTGTTGCGAAGTAA
- the purE gene encoding 5-(carboxyamino)imidazole ribonucleotide mutase, giving the protein MSKVAIIMGSTSDLPVMQDAIDVLKEFTIDVEVDIVSAHRTPEKLFDFGKNAHKRGISVIIAGAGGAAHLPGMVASLSPLPVIGVPVKSSNSIDGWDSVLSILQMPGGVPVATVALNGAKNAGILAAQIIGASDKEVLNKIIAYKESLKKTVEEGAEKVRSKQ; this is encoded by the coding sequence ATGAGCAAAGTAGCAATAATAATGGGAAGCACCAGCGACCTGCCAGTAATGCAGGATGCGATAGATGTTTTAAAAGAATTCACCATTGATGTGGAAGTGGATATCGTTTCCGCTCATCGCACTCCTGAAAAACTTTTTGATTTTGGTAAAAATGCCCATAAACGCGGAATTTCGGTAATTATCGCTGGAGCTGGAGGCGCGGCACATTTGCCCGGAATGGTTGCCTCACTTTCTCCCCTACCGGTAATTGGGGTACCAGTAAAATCGAGCAATTCAATTGATGGCTGGGACAGTGTACTCTCCATACTTCAAATGCCTGGCGGCGTTCCCGTGGCTACCGTTGCGCTGAACGGCGCCAAAAACGCAGGTATCCTTGCGGCGCAAATTATCGGAGCTTCGGATAAGGAAGTTTTGAATAAAATTATTGCCTACAAAGAGAGTCTGAAAAAGACAGTAGAGGAAGGAGCTGAAAAAGTACGCAGTAAACAGTAG
- a CDS encoding carboxypeptidase-like regulatory domain-containing protein, whose translation MEKRFNLSKFQLFLVIFILSISGFAQSISGTVLDGETNETVAFAAVQIGDSYGVITNNEGNFEIGTSRFSPNDSLVFTFLGYKRRAVAIKDFTDQKVFLVPDINTLSEIYLIDRNLDPMTIMGKVQENLSKNYPKQKEKFSVFQRTKENYKTENSDFVIKKADFVNKKIVKDVNSELALLIQYSKGKSSNIYYDTYFEIYKNEKDSLKLDIKKGTKLINLERNTSTDNLQNKAFATIGAKLEGSNSFKLRSGIIPISDSVDLKRTFNASKKADTLNIKDKNREFSNHLSDFGFGKNSDFSFITDYKKYNFTIDKVFSYNDELVYVLYFEPNKGSANYSGEVYISADTYAVLKAKYKLADGKRGNKINLKLLLGIKYEELSRDVLVIFNRNENSTYSLKYLKTNIEQYIYLNRSFTFIENNKDRKDRMKLKLDILSEGINKTENEILVIDSQPLSIADFNKINQKTKTSVQTIEKYDPTIWSPYTIISPNQAIKDFEN comes from the coding sequence TTGGAAAAACGCTTCAATCTTTCGAAATTTCAGCTGTTTCTTGTTATTTTTATCCTTTCTATTTCAGGTTTCGCGCAATCAATTTCAGGGACGGTGTTGGATGGAGAAACTAATGAAACCGTAGCTTTTGCAGCCGTTCAAATCGGAGATTCCTACGGAGTTATAACCAATAACGAAGGAAATTTCGAAATTGGAACTTCCCGTTTTTCGCCCAATGATTCCTTGGTATTTACTTTTTTAGGCTATAAGAGACGTGCTGTGGCGATAAAAGATTTTACGGACCAAAAGGTTTTTCTGGTTCCTGATATCAACACACTTTCTGAAATATATCTGATTGACAGGAATTTAGACCCCATGACCATTATGGGAAAAGTTCAAGAAAACCTGTCCAAAAACTATCCAAAACAGAAGGAAAAGTTCAGTGTATTTCAGCGAACTAAGGAAAACTACAAAACAGAAAACTCTGACTTTGTCATTAAGAAAGCGGATTTTGTGAATAAAAAGATTGTAAAAGACGTAAATTCAGAACTTGCCTTGCTCATTCAATACTCGAAAGGAAAAAGCTCCAATATCTATTATGACACTTATTTTGAAATCTATAAAAACGAGAAGGATTCTTTAAAACTGGATATCAAAAAAGGAACAAAGCTTATCAATCTTGAAAGAAACACCTCCACAGACAACTTACAGAACAAGGCCTTTGCCACTATAGGAGCAAAGCTGGAGGGTAGTAATTCCTTTAAACTTCGCAGTGGAATTATTCCCATCAGCGATTCTGTGGATTTGAAAAGGACATTTAATGCATCTAAAAAAGCTGATACTTTAAATATTAAGGATAAAAACAGGGAGTTTTCTAACCATTTAAGCGATTTCGGTTTTGGCAAGAATTCAGATTTCAGTTTTATCACCGATTATAAAAAATATAATTTTACAATTGACAAAGTCTTTAGCTATAATGACGAATTGGTCTATGTTCTTTATTTTGAACCTAATAAAGGATCCGCAAATTACAGTGGAGAGGTGTATATTTCGGCTGATACGTATGCGGTTTTAAAAGCTAAATATAAATTGGCAGATGGAAAAAGAGGTAATAAAATAAATCTCAAACTTCTACTGGGAATCAAATATGAAGAATTAAGTCGAGATGTTTTGGTAATTTTCAACAGAAACGAAAATAGCACGTATTCCCTAAAATATCTCAAGACCAACATTGAGCAATATATTTACTTAAACCGATCGTTCACTTTTATTGAAAACAATAAAGACCGTAAAGATCGTATGAAACTGAAATTGGATATCTTATCGGAAGGTATCAATAAAACAGAGAATGAAATTTTGGTTATTGATTCCCAACCCCTATCAATAGCCGATTTCAATAAAATAAACCAAAAAACGAAAACTTCGGTGCAGACCATTGAAAAATACGACCCTACTATTTGGAGTCCGTACACCATTATATCGCCGAATCAAGCAATTAAAGATTTTGAAAATTAA
- a CDS encoding M3 family metallopeptidase, giving the protein MNNPLLESFNTAPFSKIENKHFLPAISQLIADTKVEIDKITSNSEKPSFENTVEALEFTGEKLDRATSIFFNLNSAETNEEIQKIAQEISPMLTEFSNDILLNEKLFQRIKSVYEQRESLNLSEEQQMLLEKKYKSFSRNGANLSEEKKKELRKIDAELSKLKLTFGENVLAETNKFELHLTNKEDLSGLPEGVIEAAAQTAEEKGKEGWIFTLDHPSYVPFITYADNRELRKKMAIAFAAKGFHNDELDNQKNVLQIAKLRYDRAKLLGYKSHADFVLEERMAETPEKVKSFLKELLEKAKPAAEKEFEELTNFAEKLDGIDRLEKWDGAYYSEKLKQERFNLDDEKLKPYFELKQVIKGVFTVAEKLYDLHFEEVQNIDKYHPDVKTYEVKDGKNELVAIFYADFHPRAGKRNGAWMTSYKPQQIKDGINDRPHISIVCNFTKPVQGANAKPSLLTFNEVTTLFHEFGHALHGMLANTNYPSLSGTSVYWDFVELPSQILENWCYEKETLELFATHYKTGEPIPMEYVEKIKESATFLEGMATLRQLSFGLLDMAWHGPSTEFTLSEVEMLRDLGAGVNVKDFEVATFADTQLYPDVLENCMSTSFSHIFQGGYSSGYYSYKWAEVLDADAFAYFQEKGLFNKEIADKFKNFVLSQGGTQDPMELYIKFRGQKPDPEALLKRAGLL; this is encoded by the coding sequence ATGAACAATCCCTTATTAGAATCCTTCAATACCGCACCCTTTTCCAAAATAGAAAACAAACATTTTCTTCCCGCCATCAGTCAATTGATAGCGGATACAAAAGTAGAAATAGATAAAATTACTTCAAATTCTGAAAAACCTTCCTTTGAAAATACGGTGGAAGCATTAGAATTTACCGGTGAAAAATTGGATAGGGCAACCAGTATTTTCTTCAATTTAAATAGTGCTGAAACCAATGAGGAAATCCAAAAGATAGCACAAGAAATCTCACCGATGCTCACCGAATTCAGCAATGATATTTTGCTGAATGAAAAACTGTTCCAAAGAATAAAATCGGTTTATGAGCAAAGAGAATCCCTAAATCTTTCAGAAGAACAACAAATGTTGCTGGAGAAAAAATACAAATCGTTTTCTAGAAATGGCGCCAATCTTTCCGAAGAAAAGAAAAAGGAATTGCGAAAAATAGATGCGGAACTTTCTAAGTTAAAACTTACGTTCGGAGAAAATGTGCTGGCCGAAACCAACAAATTCGAACTTCATCTCACAAATAAAGAAGATTTATCCGGACTGCCCGAAGGCGTAATTGAAGCTGCGGCCCAAACAGCGGAAGAAAAAGGAAAAGAGGGATGGATTTTCACCTTGGACCATCCTAGTTATGTTCCATTTATCACCTATGCCGACAATCGGGAACTTCGCAAAAAGATGGCAATAGCCTTTGCAGCCAAAGGATTTCATAATGATGAACTGGACAACCAGAAAAATGTTCTCCAGATTGCTAAACTGAGATATGACCGGGCCAAATTATTAGGCTATAAAAGTCACGCGGATTTCGTCTTGGAAGAACGTATGGCAGAAACTCCCGAAAAAGTAAAATCGTTCTTAAAGGAATTGCTAGAGAAAGCCAAACCTGCTGCGGAAAAGGAATTTGAAGAACTAACCAATTTCGCCGAAAAGTTAGATGGAATTGATCGTCTGGAAAAATGGGATGGTGCGTATTATTCTGAAAAATTAAAGCAGGAACGTTTCAACCTAGATGATGAAAAATTAAAACCTTATTTCGAATTAAAACAGGTAATAAAAGGTGTTTTCACAGTAGCAGAAAAGTTATACGATTTACATTTTGAGGAAGTTCAAAATATCGACAAATACCATCCTGACGTAAAAACATATGAGGTAAAGGATGGAAAAAATGAATTGGTTGCCATCTTTTACGCCGACTTCCATCCACGTGCTGGTAAAAGGAATGGAGCTTGGATGACTTCCTATAAACCGCAACAGATTAAAGATGGAATAAACGATCGCCCTCATATTTCAATTGTCTGCAATTTTACAAAGCCAGTTCAAGGTGCAAATGCGAAACCATCCCTGTTGACATTTAATGAGGTAACCACCTTGTTTCATGAATTCGGTCACGCACTTCACGGAATGTTGGCAAACACCAACTACCCTAGTTTATCGGGCACAAGCGTCTATTGGGATTTTGTGGAATTGCCCAGTCAAATTTTGGAGAATTGGTGCTATGAAAAAGAAACCTTGGAACTTTTTGCGACCCATTATAAAACGGGAGAACCAATCCCCATGGAATATGTTGAGAAAATTAAAGAATCAGCCACTTTTCTGGAGGGAATGGCTACTCTGCGCCAACTCAGTTTTGGATTATTGGATATGGCTTGGCACGGCCCTTCGACTGAGTTTACATTGAGCGAAGTCGAAATGCTCAGGGACCTTGGTGCAGGAGTAAATGTTAAAGATTTCGAGGTAGCTACATTTGCCGATACACAATTGTATCCGGATGTATTGGAAAATTGTATGAGCACCTCGTTTTCCCATATTTTCCAGGGCGGATATTCATCAGGTTATTACAGCTATAAATGGGCGGAAGTTCTGGATGCCGATGCTTTTGCGTATTTTCAGGAAAAAGGTCTTTTCAACAAAGAGATCGCGGACAAATTTAAAAATTTCGTGCTGTCGCAAGGAGGAACCCAGGACCCGATGGAACTTTACATTAAATTCCGCGGCCAGAAACCCGATCCAGAGGCACTTTTGAAAAGAGCGGGATTGCTATAA
- a CDS encoding M20/M25/M40 family metallo-hydrolase — protein sequence MKKIIFGIFFSLMLPTLVMAQNGTSIYATMDAADAVIFQNLYPEAVEILATHDSEAAVLLSEEVLHKIHDNVRTHGPGYIFQASKEKALAALNVVAGRTAEMDYSITEDALVNECLDLVDGINIENDILALQSYGTRYHTKPQAVQAVLDQQAKWDAMIVAAGRTDMHTRIFEHVNTPMPSVILTIDGANNPDEFVIIGGHIDSTSWDKNDAPGADDNASGIASLNEMVRVLLEKEFVPNRTIEVMAYAAEEIGLVGSKEIAAEYASNGVNVLAYVQFDMTGYKGSSSDIYITTDSYNSSGLSGFLTDLMDHYNATNANADHNFTYNYTQCGYACSDHASWAQNGYETAFPFEAAMGQDNPNIHSPSDVYSFFNTPNHAVKFTKLGLEFLIEAAKPEALGINDYSVDAMSFFVKDKTLNYRLKNTGSMVSEVAIYNIMGQCIFSSRLKSKDGNMDLNQFSGGFYIVKFTLENNHILTKKFILN from the coding sequence ATGAAAAAAATTATTTTTGGAATATTCTTCAGCTTAATGCTGCCAACTTTGGTTATGGCGCAGAATGGTACATCTATTTACGCGACAATGGATGCCGCTGATGCCGTAATCTTTCAAAATCTTTATCCGGAGGCCGTTGAAATTTTGGCAACACATGATTCTGAAGCCGCTGTGTTGTTGTCTGAGGAAGTATTGCATAAAATCCATGATAATGTACGCACCCATGGACCTGGATATATCTTCCAGGCTTCAAAGGAAAAGGCTCTTGCAGCACTGAATGTAGTGGCGGGCAGAACTGCAGAAATGGATTATTCCATTACTGAGGATGCTTTGGTAAATGAGTGCTTAGATCTTGTAGATGGCATAAATATAGAAAATGATATTTTAGCTCTTCAGAGCTATGGGACGCGGTACCATACCAAACCACAGGCTGTCCAGGCAGTGCTCGATCAACAAGCAAAGTGGGATGCCATGATCGTTGCCGCGGGCAGAACGGATATGCACACACGTATTTTTGAACACGTGAATACGCCAATGCCTTCCGTGATTTTAACAATTGATGGTGCAAACAACCCCGATGAATTTGTAATTATTGGAGGTCATATCGATTCCACCTCTTGGGACAAAAATGACGCACCCGGTGCCGATGATAACGCTTCAGGAATTGCCTCCCTTAATGAAATGGTGCGGGTCCTTCTGGAAAAAGAATTTGTTCCAAATAGAACCATCGAAGTAATGGCGTATGCTGCAGAGGAAATTGGCTTGGTAGGATCTAAGGAAATTGCCGCAGAATATGCAAGTAATGGGGTGAATGTTCTGGCGTATGTGCAATTTGATATGACGGGATACAAAGGTTCTTCCAGTGATATTTATATTACCACGGACTCATATAATAGTTCAGGATTAAGCGGTTTTCTCACAGATTTGATGGATCATTATAATGCCACCAATGCCAATGCGGACCATAATTTTACCTATAACTATACCCAGTGTGGTTATGCTTGTTCAGATCACGCAAGTTGGGCGCAGAATGGGTATGAAACAGCTTTTCCATTTGAAGCCGCAATGGGTCAGGATAATCCAAATATCCATAGTCCAAGTGATGTGTATTCTTTTTTTAACACTCCAAACCACGCCGTGAAATTTACCAAGCTAGGCCTGGAATTTCTTATTGAAGCTGCCAAACCCGAAGCTCTGGGAATAAATGATTATTCAGTAGACGCAATGAGTTTTTTCGTCAAGGACAAAACTTTAAATTATCGGCTGAAAAATACGGGATCAATGGTTAGCGAGGTTGCTATTTATAATATAATGGGCCAATGCATATTTTCTTCACGTCTGAAAAGTAAAGATGGCAATATGGATCTCAACCAATTTAGTGGTGGATTCTACATTGTAAAATTTACCTTAGAAAACAATCATATCTTGACCAAGAAGTTTATTCTAAACTAA
- a CDS encoding sigma-70 family RNA polymerase sigma factor, producing METLNPEKWVDKYADYLYNYTIVRVNDPIVAQDLISETFLAGLKAKKNFKGQATERTWLISILKRKIIDHYRKSNSAKGQAEMHISYKDPDSEGDWLEENASDPFDRTAEDLMENEELRLAILDCMGNLPDRQAEIFTMKTIDGFDTDVVCKEFNITPSNLWVTIHRARKSLMECLEKNWLK from the coding sequence TTGGAAACTCTCAATCCCGAAAAATGGGTGGATAAATATGCGGATTATCTTTACAATTATACCATTGTAAGGGTGAACGATCCTATCGTAGCCCAAGACCTTATATCAGAAACTTTTTTAGCGGGACTTAAAGCAAAAAAAAACTTTAAAGGACAAGCAACCGAGCGGACGTGGCTTATTTCCATCCTTAAACGGAAAATAATAGATCACTATCGAAAAAGCAATTCTGCAAAAGGACAGGCAGAAATGCATATTTCTTACAAAGACCCTGATTCTGAAGGAGACTGGTTAGAGGAAAATGCTTCGGACCCATTTGACAGGACTGCCGAGGATTTAATGGAAAATGAAGAACTCCGTTTGGCAATTTTGGATTGCATGGGAAATTTACCAGACAGACAGGCAGAAATTTTTACTATGAAAACAATTGATGGCTTTGATACCGACGTTGTTTGTAAAGAATTCAATATTACACCGTCTAATCTCTGGGTTACCATCCATAGGGCGCGCAAGTCCTTGATGGAATGCTTGGAAAAAAATTGGCTTAAATAA
- a CDS encoding UbiA prenyltransferase family protein translates to MKLLRHLFAFYINSSIHVALAVVALTFITVLEYGITISTQLLMFIFFGAITGYNFVKYAKIAGLHHRHLAHSLKAIQIFSAICFLILLFAAFHLPLKLLLIAGCFGVPTFFYAVPLIRHKNLRSLTGIKIFIVAFVWGGITVIVPITAAGADISGDVLLTFFQRMTIVVALMIPFEIRDVPYDALNLKTLPQQIGVWGTKMLGEGILLICLVFEFLKENTDLAYLSSLFVFSVILGGLLIISKPYQSRYFASFWIEGTPILWWILYVLLKNTQVLG, encoded by the coding sequence ATGAAGCTTTTACGACACCTTTTTGCGTTCTACATTAATAGTAGTATCCATGTGGCGCTGGCCGTTGTCGCCCTTACATTTATTACAGTTTTAGAATATGGAATCACAATTTCAACGCAGTTGTTGATGTTCATATTTTTTGGAGCAATAACTGGTTATAATTTTGTGAAATACGCGAAGATTGCTGGGCTACATCACAGACATTTGGCGCATTCGTTAAAAGCTATCCAGATATTCTCTGCCATTTGTTTCCTTATTCTTCTTTTTGCTGCTTTTCATCTTCCTTTGAAGCTATTGTTAATTGCCGGTTGCTTTGGTGTTCCCACCTTTTTTTATGCCGTGCCGTTAATTCGGCATAAAAACTTGCGCAGTCTTACGGGAATAAAAATTTTTATTGTGGCATTTGTTTGGGGCGGAATTACGGTAATTGTTCCTATAACTGCGGCTGGAGCGGACATTTCAGGAGATGTTTTGCTCACGTTTTTTCAAAGAATGACTATTGTCGTTGCCCTCATGATTCCTTTTGAAATTCGTGATGTCCCTTACGATGCGCTCAATTTGAAAACACTTCCACAACAGATAGGGGTATGGGGTACGAAAATGTTGGGGGAAGGAATTTTGTTAATCTGTTTGGTTTTCGAATTTTTAAAAGAAAACACCGATTTAGCTTATTTATCCAGTCTTTTTGTTTTTTCGGTGATTTTGGGAGGGCTGTTGATAATTTCAAAACCTTATCAAAGTCGTTACTTCGCATCATTTTGGATAGAAGGTACTCCCATTCTTTGGTGGATTCTATACGTGTTATTGAAAAATACTCAGGTTTTAGGATAA